In Phacochoerus africanus isolate WHEZ1 chromosome 2, ROS_Pafr_v1, whole genome shotgun sequence, one DNA window encodes the following:
- the CER1 gene encoding LOW QUALITY PROTEIN: cerberus (The sequence of the model RefSeq protein was modified relative to this genomic sequence to represent the inferred CDS: deleted 1 base in 1 codon), translating into MHLLFLQLLLLLPLGKASRHRDGRQSLSPFSLVLLERQRRELTVGNHEETEERPDLFVAVPHLIGASTAEEVQRQREKMLSRFGRFWKKPERELNPPQGSVREQVLPKTQGLTRMKDGMPGEKSPLREEAKKFWHHFMFRMSPASQGIILPIKSHEVHRETCRTVPFSQTITHEDCEKAVIQNNLCFGKCGSVHFPGTPQHPHTFCSHCLPAKFTTMHLQLNCTGPSPVVKVVMLVEECQCQVKTEHQHGHPQQSGFPAEFHVQDPFIPGLST; encoded by the exons aTGCATCTCCTCTTCCTTCAGCTCCTGCTGCTCCTGCCTCTAGGGAAGGCCTCCCGGCACCGGGATGGCCGCCAAAGTCTGAGTCCTTTTTCTCTTGTGCTCCTAGAAAGGCAGCGCAGAGAGCTCACTGTGGGCAACCACGAGGAAACTGAGGAGAGGCCAGATCTGTTTGTGGCAGTGCCACACCTGATAGGTGCCAGCACTGCAGAGGAAGTTCAGAGGCAGCGAGAAAAGATGCTGTCCAGGTTTGGCAGATTCTGGAAGAAGCCTGAGAGAGAGCTGAACCCACCCCAGGGCTCAGTCAGGGAGCAAGTCCTACCCAAGACCCAGGGCCTCACTCGGATGAAGGATGGGATGCCAGGGGAGAAATCTCCTCTTCGGGAAGAAGCCAAGAAATTCTGGCACCACTTCATGTTCAGAATGAGCCCAGCCTCTCAGGGGATCATCCTGCCCATCAAAAGCCATGAAGTACATCGGGAGACCTGTAGAACAGTGCCCTTCAGCCAG ACAATTACCCACGAAGATTGCGAG AAAGCAGTTATACAGAACAATCTTTGCTTCGGAAAATGTGGGTCTGTTCATTTTCCTGGAACTCCGCAGCACCCCCACACCTTCTGCTCCCACTGCTTGCCTGCCAAGTTCACCACCATGCACTTGCAGCTGAATTGCACTGGACCGTCCCCTGTGGTCAAGGTGGTGATGCTGGTGGAGGAGTGTCAGTGCCAGGTGAAGACAGAGCACCAGCATGGACATCCCCAACAGAGTGGCTTCCCAGCAGAATTTCATGTCCAGGATCCCTTCATCCCAGGACTTTCAACTTAA